A window of the Pedobacter frigiditerrae genome harbors these coding sequences:
- a CDS encoding ATP-binding protein: protein MPHKKQNFFINAIKGKVVIGFLFACFALLLAWGISKFVFAEMLDKVEKLSTPNTKLRIVNEISNQIAGLDQLQSDKGTNKDIKGRNFLKETREIRKRLDSLSLLYAKDSLQLARINSIKQLLIGRNKEFLNYLEVKETLVSTKSFSDKVKVLNDLLSQKSRKVDSAVFTTSTSTTLLEPQEAKSKGFLSRLFGKKEAEVYKIINEEYQIKRDTLNAVAEDSVMNDIKTSLKNIELEQKAKSSKFLKREADLANSSNTLTKQMLSIVKEVEAETLAQIELNGSEAKTVVNDGVSQIMTIIIIFFLIMLVLVYLILSDITKSNKYRKELELAKDEAEYHGKAKQRFLSNMSHEIRTPLQSILGYAELINQQDKPRKGDIDAIYKSSEHLLQIVNEILDYNRIISGEFKFEKKPFDIGAVLNEVIAIMQPLAEKKEIKLVYDFDIGNHYMVLGDAFRLKQVLFNLLGNAIKFTLAGKVSLQVTCKSKEENIHYNFIVEDTGIGFKDEDLERIFTEFEQVEIPQKDEINQNGTGLGLAIVKTLVDSQHGQINVKSKLAKGTTFSVHLSYQKAVVTDEKVEAKKNSNHTAEMVWVIDDDQLILDLCGYILERHQIPHRLFNNVHDVLAAKAENNLSHILVDMRLPEMSGVELTKKLKEKLNSSISFYAMTAQVLPDEQAEILREGFEKIIIKPFKEYDLMAVFGIEEFEPKLDFDFSSLEKMTMGDEQLMERILSRFIADCSTDIAEITLSIQENDVVKARLIVHRLAGRVSQIGFRELGNSFRLLEQEIAGKRKVDQKIKKETEALISKLEEFMGFLSAKIYSIP from the coding sequence ATGCCCCATAAGAAACAAAACTTTTTTATAAACGCCATTAAAGGGAAGGTTGTAATAGGCTTTTTGTTTGCTTGTTTTGCGTTATTGCTGGCGTGGGGAATTAGCAAGTTCGTTTTCGCGGAAATGTTGGATAAAGTAGAAAAACTTTCTACTCCGAATACCAAATTGAGAATAGTAAATGAAATTTCAAATCAAATTGCAGGTTTAGATCAACTGCAAAGCGATAAGGGCACAAATAAAGACATAAAGGGCAGAAACTTTTTAAAAGAGACACGAGAGATACGGAAGAGGCTAGATTCGCTATCCTTACTTTATGCAAAAGATTCCCTTCAATTGGCCAGAATAAATTCCATCAAACAGTTGTTGATAGGAAGAAATAAAGAATTCTTAAACTATTTGGAGGTAAAGGAAACGCTCGTTAGCACAAAATCATTTTCAGATAAGGTTAAGGTTTTAAATGATTTGCTGTCGCAGAAATCTAGAAAAGTGGATAGTGCCGTTTTTACCACCTCAACCTCCACAACTTTGTTAGAACCGCAGGAGGCAAAATCTAAGGGTTTTTTAAGTAGGTTGTTTGGTAAAAAGGAGGCCGAGGTTTATAAAATCATTAATGAAGAATATCAAATAAAACGAGATACCCTTAATGCTGTTGCAGAAGATAGCGTGATGAATGACATTAAAACTTCCTTAAAAAATATTGAGCTAGAACAAAAGGCAAAAAGCAGCAAATTTTTAAAAAGAGAAGCAGATTTAGCCAATTCTAGTAACACGTTAACCAAACAAATGCTGTCTATTGTTAAAGAAGTTGAAGCAGAAACTTTAGCCCAAATTGAGCTGAATGGTAGCGAAGCGAAAACAGTGGTAAATGATGGTGTGAGTCAGATTATGACCATCATCATCATCTTTTTCTTAATTATGCTGGTGTTGGTTTACCTTATTTTATCTGATATTACAAAAAGCAATAAATACCGAAAAGAATTAGAATTGGCGAAGGATGAGGCGGAGTATCATGGGAAAGCCAAACAGCGGTTTTTAAGCAATATGAGCCATGAAATTAGAACACCGTTACAATCTATTTTAGGTTATGCAGAATTAATTAATCAACAAGATAAACCCAGAAAAGGTGATATTGATGCCATTTATAAATCATCAGAACACTTGCTTCAAATTGTAAACGAGATTTTAGATTACAACCGAATTATTTCAGGGGAATTTAAATTTGAAAAAAAACCATTTGATATTGGAGCGGTACTAAATGAGGTGATTGCCATTATGCAACCCTTGGCAGAAAAAAAGGAAATCAAATTAGTTTATGATTTTGATATAGGCAATCATTATATGGTTTTAGGGGATGCTTTTAGGTTAAAACAGGTCTTGTTTAACTTATTAGGAAATGCAATTAAATTCACCTTAGCAGGTAAGGTTAGTCTTCAGGTTACCTGTAAATCAAAAGAAGAAAACATACACTACAATTTTATAGTTGAGGATACTGGTATAGGTTTTAAAGATGAAGATTTGGAAAGAATTTTTACTGAATTTGAACAAGTAGAAATCCCCCAAAAGGATGAAATTAACCAGAATGGAACGGGCCTAGGATTAGCCATTGTAAAAACGCTTGTTGATAGTCAGCATGGGCAAATAAATGTGAAAAGTAAATTGGCAAAAGGAACAACCTTTAGCGTTCATTTAAGTTACCAAAAAGCAGTTGTTACTGATGAAAAAGTGGAAGCAAAGAAAAACTCAAATCATACTGCAGAGATGGTTTGGGTAATTGACGACGACCAGCTTATTTTAGACTTATGTGGGTATATTTTAGAACGTCATCAAATACCACATCGTTTATTTAATAATGTGCATGATGTGTTAGCAGCGAAAGCAGAAAATAATCTCAGTCATATTTTAGTAGACATGAGATTGCCTGAAATGTCTGGAGTGGAATTAACCAAAAAACTAAAAGAAAAGCTTAACAGTAGCATTAGTTTTTATGCGATGACTGCACAAGTATTGCCAGATGAACAAGCTGAAATTTTGCGAGAAGGCTTCGAAAAAATTATCATCAAGCCATTTAAAGAATATGATTTGATGGCAGTTTTTGGGATAGAAGAATTCGAGCCAAAGCTAGATTTTGATTTCAGTTCTCTTGAGAAAATGACAATGGGAGACGAGCAGTTGATGGAGCGAATTTTAAGTAGATTTATAGCAGATTGCTCAACAGATATTGCAGAAATAACCTTAAGTATTCAAGAGAACGATGTTGTAAAAGCCCGTCTAATTGTTCATCGCTTGGCAGGAAGAGTTTCACAAATTGGTTTTAGAGAATTGGGTAATTCGTTTAGGCTATTGGAGCAAGAAATTGCTGGTAAACGAAAAGTTGACCAAAAGATTAAGAAAGAAACAGAAGCATTAATTTCAAAACTCGAAGAATTTATGGGTTTTTTAAGTGCTAAAATTTATTCGATACCGTAA
- a CDS encoding sigma-54 dependent transcriptional regulator has translation MANVLIIEDDTTFAQIIEGFLLKNGFTVTLATSLNQAYKIVAQQEFDLLLFDYRLPDGTGIDALNHVRQKGHKSPVIIMTSFNDVRTAVKSIQLGAFDYITKPINPDELLMVINNSLSKKEDKDLSTTDLIKGKSDVADKLYEHINLVASTDMSVLIQGESGTGKEFAAKTLHLQSKRAAKPFIAIDCGALSKDLAASELFGHIKGSFTGAVNDKKGQFEVANGGTLFLDEIGNLSYEVQVKLLRALQERIIQPIGSNKQIKVDVRIITATNDDLTNSIKNGDFREDLYHRLNEFKIQLPPLRERGKDLELFINHFVQLANTELGRNVQEIDAEAKDLLLKYDWPGNLRELKNVIKRMVLLSPNSIATVDALPEEMMMAINTLPKSNQSDLKAINELNEKALIADTLLKVKGNKSKAAKLLNIDRKTLYSKMERYGIE, from the coding sequence ATGGCCAACGTACTAATAATTGAAGACGACACCACTTTTGCGCAAATAATTGAAGGCTTTTTATTAAAAAATGGCTTTACAGTTACGTTGGCGACCAGCTTAAACCAAGCCTATAAAATTGTAGCCCAACAAGAATTTGATTTATTGCTATTTGATTATAGATTGCCGGATGGAACTGGAATTGATGCTTTAAACCATGTAAGGCAGAAAGGGCACAAATCGCCAGTTATAATCATGACCAGTTTTAATGATGTAAGAACAGCCGTTAAATCTATTCAGCTGGGTGCTTTCGATTATATTACCAAGCCCATTAATCCTGATGAATTATTAATGGTGATTAATAATTCATTATCAAAAAAAGAGGATAAAGATTTATCGACCACTGATTTAATTAAAGGGAAAAGTGATGTTGCAGATAAACTTTACGAGCACATCAACCTTGTTGCGAGTACGGATATGTCTGTTTTGATACAAGGCGAAAGTGGAACTGGAAAAGAATTTGCCGCTAAAACCTTACACTTACAAAGTAAAAGAGCGGCTAAACCCTTTATTGCAATTGATTGCGGCGCTCTATCTAAAGATTTGGCTGCAAGTGAACTTTTTGGACACATAAAAGGTTCGTTTACTGGAGCTGTTAACGATAAAAAAGGCCAGTTTGAAGTTGCTAATGGCGGAACATTGTTTTTAGATGAAATAGGTAATTTAAGTTATGAAGTTCAAGTTAAACTACTACGAGCTTTGCAAGAACGCATTATACAACCTATCGGCAGCAACAAACAAATTAAGGTTGATGTTAGAATTATCACGGCTACAAATGATGATTTAACCAACAGCATTAAAAACGGGGATTTTAGAGAAGATTTATACCACCGTTTAAATGAATTTAAAATTCAGTTGCCTCCTTTACGTGAACGAGGAAAGGATTTAGAACTTTTCATTAATCATTTTGTGCAATTAGCTAATACCGAATTAGGAAGAAATGTGCAGGAAATTGATGCAGAAGCAAAAGACTTATTGCTAAAATACGACTGGCCAGGTAACTTAAGAGAGCTTAAAAACGTAATTAAGAGAATGGTCTTATTGAGTCCTAATTCAATTGCTACTGTAGATGCTTTGCCCGAAGAAATGATGATGGCGATTAACACTTTGCCAAAATCAAATCAGTCTGATTTAAAGGCAATAAACGAGTTGAATGAAAAAGCATTAATTGCTGATACACTACTAAAAGTAAAAGGTAATAAGTCTAAAGCGGCAAAGCTTTTAAACATAGACAGAAAAACCTTGTACAGCAAGATGGAACGTTACGGTATCGAATAA